DNA from Onthophagus taurus isolate NC chromosome 2, IU_Otau_3.0, whole genome shotgun sequence:
tttctgttttcttCGTGCAATatgattaaaatataaattatcttAAGTTGTTTTACTTcggtaatttatttattgaatattttgaGTCAAAACTTGTTCCCATCAGTATTTTTAGTCAGCTTCTTTGTTCGATATCCACTGCTATCTCTCCATAATATAGACGTGGTATCCAAAAATTTAGCAACAATCAAGAATTATCGGGAAAGGACATCAAAAACATTATACACCATGAAATCAACCCAACCCTatctcaacccaacccaacccaactgaACGGAACCATACCCAACCCAACTaacataaagataaaattaatacaaactGAAATCTTCTAATTATATActgtatatctataaacaaggctgaaattaagattttaattatttaaaatgcaatattttaaataatgaaactAGATAcataatttgaataatttaagttggtattaaaattattttttgacagattaaatgtcattaattttgtcaataaaaaaaaattaatataaaaacatttatttactaaaatatcAGCATTCAGGTACAAATTTTGctttcaattttgatatacatattaataataagcttaaaaattaatttattatattataaagcAGTATTTACATTTCCATTagtatttctaataaaatggTTGGAATTTTGAGGATATGGCAAaccctttaaaataaattgaatttcctCTAACGTTTTTCCATTCGTTTCAGgtacataaaataatacaaaagcCGCTGTTAAAATACACGAAGCggcaaataaataaaatggaacGTATATTCCAAATTGAATTAACTCTTGATAAATCAAAAGGGAAATTGTAGCGAAAATAACATACATCGCATCAGAAATCGTCATACCCATAGCTTTTACCGAAGTTGGAAATAATTCTCCCGTCATTACAATCGGAACCAATCCCAAACCGCATTTAAAGGCGAACGCATATAAAAGTACTGCTAACACTGGAACCCAAGACATATATTCAATGTTCTCGTAGTTTTCGgatttaaagtaaaaatatgttgctaaaattgttaaagatattCCGGTTaataaacttgaaaaaactaataatatttTGCGACCGAATTTATCAACAACGCAAATTGCAACTAATGCCGAAATTAACATAACTAAAGAAAAAACGATTCCTGAATATTTTGAGGATAAAATTCCTTCTGCATCTTCTAAAATAGTATGTAAATTCATTAACATTACACTAATACTGCTAAAGTGTTGTACAGCATTTAAAACTGTCATAATTGTTAAAGCTTTTCGATTTCCTTTATcgattaataaatcaataggTCTTCCACGTTCTTTTTCCTGCCGCTCAACAGCAATTGACATTTCATCAAGTTCTtcagaaacattttctttgccacctcttaaaaatcttaaagctTTTTTACTTTTCTCTGGTTGTTTTTTCACTAAATAGTAATAAGGCGATTCGGGCATAAAAGAGAACGTAATTATTTGTGTAACAACAAAAGCAACACCAACAAAAGATGATTGTTGAATCGTTAAAAATGGCCCAACACTGTACATAACCACAACTCCGATTAacattgcaataaaaatgaatCCGCATAAAAGCCCTCTGATGCTTTTTTCGGCGATTTCCGCTATGTACATTGGCCCGGCCACGAATTCCATATCACCCGTCATTCCGCAAAGAAATCTTGCTGCAATTATTACTTCGATTCTTGTAGCGAAAGCTATCATAAACcaggaaattaaatttccaacggctgaaattaaaattgacgATTTCCGACCGAATTTATCGACGATAAAGATCGTTGCTGGTAATCCTGCTAATCCACCAATCATGTAAATCAATTCAACCAAATTTTCGTTTGATTCTGAGATTAAACCAACCGGACTTTCTGGACTTCTTAAAATTGGCGCTATCGGCGATGACCAAGCGTAATGCATTCCATCAGCGATTGCTCCGGATGTTgctgaaataaatttattttttgtataataaaacggattaatacggggaagaACGGGGATAAACAtgccaattttaatttgattaaaatttgaaaattaaaaaagtttattaataaaatgctAAACGAAACAGTGTAGACCGCCATCTTGTGGAGATATcgcgaaattttattaaaagaaatcattttaatttaattgtaataaatgatgtttttagaaaaaattgttttaataaaagttttggataacttaattttaaacaaaattagtttgaaaacttttttgattcgATCAATAATTTGGAAGATAACCTCAATAAACGACCAAAAGTACCGCGGTatgccgccattttggctcgaaatgTAATCGGGAAATTCAAACCTATGTCGttctgttgataaaattacgccaaatttcctttcaTTTTATTCTCGTGGTATTCTGAAGAGTCGAAAGCCCTTtttactgctatttttgcaactccaaaTACAACAAAACGGCATTATTACACGTGCacttttgtaaataagtggtgaCATGCACTGACAAGCTGTCAAACCGCCataattcaaaatgttatttcgaaatattttaaattatttgtaataaatgacgttattcggaaaaattgttttaataaaagttttagataatttaattttaaacaattttcgtatgtaaatttttttagataacctcaaaaaacgattttttatactaaattttATACCCGTATGGAGCACCATCTAGTGGAGATATCGTAAAactatattaaaagaaatcattttaaataacaatattaataaatccgttatattgaggttttattgtaatacaaaattaaaaaaatccttgaCTATTTGATTTCCTTGAAGCGAGAAAAAAacgtttctaaatttaaattttgaatggGACATAAGCAGTcgtatataaattaaataaatctctCTGCGTTCGTATCTATTATTACTTAATCCCTTCATAGTCTGTTATTGTCCACGattctttttttctcgaaatgaTAAACGACACCTCTCTAAAATaccaaactaaaaaaaaaccgtttattattattattactgttTTAAAATCGTTCGTGTTCGGATAAAAccaagataaaaagaaaaaaaaagaacggAAGAGTAAAATCATTCAACCTTGATCGTCATGAATCATTTCAATTCAACCGTTTCAAAATGAAAGGttcaaagttttaattaaaatttttacttttccaACTTTAAGTTGAGTAAGAAAAAACTTACCGGCAATAACTGTAGTAACTTGAGCTAATTTagctcgaaaattttctgattttacACTCAACATAATTATCTTGTTCTTTTAAAACGATTCCTTAAATTCCTTTTTACACTAAGTGTAATACGTTGATGCACATCTCTAAACTGGAAAGACTGGATTTGCGATCTGAACTGAATCTTTACCAAAAATCGTAAAACTTATCTGTATTGAGATAACGACGCATGTACTGAAAGAAGAACGATAGCTTTATTTGAATGTTAATATTGTGAAATGTAACACTCGAAATTATTCTTAATACGAATACAATGATAAGCAAATAGTtagtgtttaatttatactgTTTTGAGTGCaaatttattaaggaaaattactgaattcgtttttattagttttattcgTTTATTGCTGATTTACTTATTAAGAAAATGAtttgtatacatttttattaatgataactgattttaataaatgtctttattatttatctgtTAAGGTCACCAATTTCAttattccttttaattttcatttataattcCCGCAGAAAACGAGATagatcataaaattaatttccaatttgtttacttaccgttttatttaaaccgaatttatctcaaaattaagTTACTTAATCATTTCCCAGGTTCACCTCTTAGTTACGTTTTC
Protein-coding regions in this window:
- the LOC111427568 gene encoding trehalose transporter 1-like protein, with amino-acid sequence MLSVKSENFRAKLAQVTTVIAATSGAIADGMHYAWSSPIAPILRSPESPVGLISESNENLVELIYMIGGLAGLPATIFIVDKFGRKSSILISAVGNLISWFMIAFATRIEVIIAARFLCGMTGDMEFVAGPMYIAEIAEKSIRGLLCGFIFIAMLIGVVVMYSVGPFLTIQQSSFVGVAFVVTQIITFSFMPESPYYYLVKKQPEKSKKALRFLRGGKENVSEELDEMSIAVERQEKERGRPIDLLIDKGNRKALTIMTVLNAVQHFSSISVMLMNLHTILEDAEGILSSKYSGIVFSLVMLISALVAICVVDKFGRKILLVFSSLLTGISLTILATYFYFKSENYENIEYMSWVPVLAVLLYAFAFKCGLGLVPIVMTGELFPTSVKAMGMTISDAMYVIFATISLLIYQELIQFGIYVPFYLFAASCILTAAFVLFYVPETNGKTLEEIQFILKGLPYPQNSNHFIRNTNGNVNTAL